One Brassica napus cultivar Da-Ae chromosome A5, Da-Ae, whole genome shotgun sequence DNA window includes the following coding sequences:
- the LOC111215642 gene encoding putative purine permease 20 isoform X2 produces the protein MGFDTKSPDRITQGEEANVGVENQPRAAPNLTALDQPQTIKTRNWWIWIFVSSGLVVTGRVFSTLLLNFYFVQTGRDVCDDPKQFKGTWLQSMVQNAAFPFTALFAFLWRSLSSNHRETITSSASSFGKLFLLYISLGVLFAAYSQLYAIGRTHCIFFFWIFTTQLIFTSMFTAIINKHKFNRWIILSVILSGVATGITSSEDAYNPCEGEGYKMSYGAWCGFFGTVAFSLSLCIMQLGFGKVIPKTESKVSSVMLMQTYASMIATLICLVGLFVSGEFRDIKEDFETFKKGKPLYVLTLTGLSLAWQVMSIGLVGLVCLVSTLFSNVVSFCATPLANILVVVAFRFMDDDIEWFKGGALLAGILGFASYAYSLYKTVKKRASQSETLRV, from the exons ATGGGTTTCGATACGAAATCCCCGGACCGAATTACACAAG gagaagaagctaaTGTCGGAGTTGAGAATCAACCAAGAGCAGCACCAAATTTAACAGCTCTTGATCAGCCACAAACTATCAAGACACGAAACTGGTGGATTTGGATCTTTGTCTCTTCGGGTTTGGTCGTAACAGGACGGGTTTTCTCCACCCTTCTTCTAAACTTCTACTTTGTTCAAACAGGACGAGATGTTTGTGACGACCCAAAACAATTTAAAGGCACATGGCTTCAGTCTATGGTCCAAAACGCTGCGTTTCCATTTACAGCCTTATTTGCCTTTTTATGGCGCTCTTTATCTTCTAACCATAGAGAAACTATcacttcttctgcttcttcttttggCAAACTCTTTCTTCTTTACATCTCTCTCGGGGTCCTCTTTGCTGCTTATAGCCAACTTTATGCAATTGGAAGAACACACtgtatcttcttcttttggatCTTTACAACACAATTGATCTTCACTTCCATGTTTACAGCAATCATCAACAAACACAAGTTCAACCGTTGGATCATATTATCAGTTATACTTTCTGGAGTTGCCACAGGCATCACATCTTCAGAAGATGCCTATAATCCCTGCGAAGGTGAGGGCTACAAAATGAGTTACGGTGCGTGGTGTGGCTTCTTTGGCACGGTAGCCTTCTCTTTATCTCTATGcatcatgcaattagggttcgGAAAGGTCATACCGAAGACAGAGAGTAAAGTTTCCTCGGTGATGTTGATGCAAACAtatgcttctatgattgcaacGTTGATATGTTTGGTTGGACTATTTGTCAGCGGTGAATTCAGAGACATCAAAGAAGATTTCGAGACATTTAAGAAAGGGAAACCACTTTACGTTTTGACTCTAACTGGATTATCACTTGCCTGGCAAGTAATGTCTATAGGGCTTGTGGGTCTTGTGTGTTTGGTTTCTACTCTTTTCTCTAATGTTGTCAGCTTCTGTGCAACCCCATTAGCAAACATTCTCGTTGTGGTGGCGTTTCGGTTTATGGATGATGACATTGAATGGTTTAAGGGAGGAGCTTTGTTAGCTGGGATACTTGGTTTTGCATCTTACGCCTATTCCTTGTACAAGACTGTTAAGAAAAGGGCAAGCCAAAGTGAAACACTGAGAGTATGA
- the LOC111215642 gene encoding putative purine permease 20 isoform X1, protein MGFDTKSPDRITQEGEEANVGVENQPRAAPNLTALDQPQTIKTRNWWIWIFVSSGLVVTGRVFSTLLLNFYFVQTGRDVCDDPKQFKGTWLQSMVQNAAFPFTALFAFLWRSLSSNHRETITSSASSFGKLFLLYISLGVLFAAYSQLYAIGRTHCIFFFWIFTTQLIFTSMFTAIINKHKFNRWIILSVILSGVATGITSSEDAYNPCEGEGYKMSYGAWCGFFGTVAFSLSLCIMQLGFGKVIPKTESKVSSVMLMQTYASMIATLICLVGLFVSGEFRDIKEDFETFKKGKPLYVLTLTGLSLAWQVMSIGLVGLVCLVSTLFSNVVSFCATPLANILVVVAFRFMDDDIEWFKGGALLAGILGFASYAYSLYKTVKKRASQSETLRV, encoded by the exons ATGGGTTTCGATACGAAATCCCCGGACCGAATTACACAAG aaggagaagaagctaaTGTCGGAGTTGAGAATCAACCAAGAGCAGCACCAAATTTAACAGCTCTTGATCAGCCACAAACTATCAAGACACGAAACTGGTGGATTTGGATCTTTGTCTCTTCGGGTTTGGTCGTAACAGGACGGGTTTTCTCCACCCTTCTTCTAAACTTCTACTTTGTTCAAACAGGACGAGATGTTTGTGACGACCCAAAACAATTTAAAGGCACATGGCTTCAGTCTATGGTCCAAAACGCTGCGTTTCCATTTACAGCCTTATTTGCCTTTTTATGGCGCTCTTTATCTTCTAACCATAGAGAAACTATcacttcttctgcttcttcttttggCAAACTCTTTCTTCTTTACATCTCTCTCGGGGTCCTCTTTGCTGCTTATAGCCAACTTTATGCAATTGGAAGAACACACtgtatcttcttcttttggatCTTTACAACACAATTGATCTTCACTTCCATGTTTACAGCAATCATCAACAAACACAAGTTCAACCGTTGGATCATATTATCAGTTATACTTTCTGGAGTTGCCACAGGCATCACATCTTCAGAAGATGCCTATAATCCCTGCGAAGGTGAGGGCTACAAAATGAGTTACGGTGCGTGGTGTGGCTTCTTTGGCACGGTAGCCTTCTCTTTATCTCTATGcatcatgcaattagggttcgGAAAGGTCATACCGAAGACAGAGAGTAAAGTTTCCTCGGTGATGTTGATGCAAACAtatgcttctatgattgcaacGTTGATATGTTTGGTTGGACTATTTGTCAGCGGTGAATTCAGAGACATCAAAGAAGATTTCGAGACATTTAAGAAAGGGAAACCACTTTACGTTTTGACTCTAACTGGATTATCACTTGCCTGGCAAGTAATGTCTATAGGGCTTGTGGGTCTTGTGTGTTTGGTTTCTACTCTTTTCTCTAATGTTGTCAGCTTCTGTGCAACCCCATTAGCAAACATTCTCGTTGTGGTGGCGTTTCGGTTTATGGATGATGACATTGAATGGTTTAAGGGAGGAGCTTTGTTAGCTGGGATACTTGGTTTTGCATCTTACGCCTATTCCTTGTACAAGACTGTTAAGAAAAGGGCAAGCCAAAGTGAAACACTGAGAGTATGA